A genome region from Nocardia sp. NBC_00565 includes the following:
- a CDS encoding DUF6049 family protein, giving the protein MTQTFRHRAAIPLGVVAGRRVGLFRIIVAVLTILGSAAALPMLIAQPATAQPTTPNSSSSPKFLKLTLDSVNPAAVTTTSDPTLTVAGTVTNIGDRVVEDVSVRIQRAAAVTTPSALRSTLRLDQVNYDMTGPFEDVAERLSPGQRKQFQLTIAFRSSSAASLDISKPGVYPLLLNVNGEPAYGTQARLDDARFLLPVLGVPPAADADGAAAQPVPAVPDTPVATTLLWPLADRPRLVAGVPGSVNGKAELTDDELAASLGKGGRLDQLLGALESVLGTSPAGRDRTLTSSVCVAVDPDLLITVQAMTKGYRVLASPSDPDGATRAGAGADQAQTWLDRLRAVAASVCTVALPFAQVDITAVAAVNDPDLSARALDAPADIVDSILATKSVRGVSVPDSGSLDEGAGMLLRSHGFGTAVLADTAAVPLGTAGSATASQLPTATGNSTGNQSTANQTSASPPLPETITPDVVRLAEIAPVPVTAESTSEPEPQTSATPTTSAPSTSASSTTTTSGAPTPGTPTLPASPPADPALHAATFDIWSATALAAVGSNPPTPSFTPSRVRYDVTNDSRMARLQDALGAITWTALNPEPNRPRSLLLVPPQQWSANRDEAGAILKQVDLLLRNNLAAPRPLADLIAESPDAQPYEPEYLPQAAHDAVPDRFVLPVRDQGRRITELMRALVEVPESEPTPRQFLTPLRDDLLRVLTLSDRRSGDSAQPETYAQRRLDQVTHTMDRLYGSVTVLPPGGVYTLASEQSPLLLVARNDLPVAIRIRFRIEAPVETKITDPGDETLPPTGSRSFQIPTEVSDSRNLVIPISLTTPDGIPLGNPTSVSVRSNAYGQTLAIITACAGILLFLLAGRRLWRRFRGQPDPADEGFDPGTRRRVNRYRRARKRVLQQQEQQEAG; this is encoded by the coding sequence ATGACCCAGACTTTTCGGCATCGCGCAGCGATTCCGTTGGGGGTGGTGGCCGGGCGACGGGTGGGCCTGTTCCGGATCATCGTGGCGGTCCTGACCATTCTCGGCTCGGCGGCGGCGCTACCGATGTTGATCGCCCAGCCCGCCACCGCACAGCCGACGACGCCGAATAGTTCGTCGTCGCCGAAATTCCTGAAGCTGACCCTGGATTCGGTGAATCCGGCCGCGGTGACCACGACCAGCGATCCGACGCTGACGGTCGCGGGCACCGTCACCAATATCGGCGACCGGGTGGTCGAGGACGTCAGCGTTCGCATCCAGCGCGCCGCCGCGGTGACGACACCGAGCGCACTGCGCTCGACGCTGCGCCTCGATCAGGTCAACTACGACATGACCGGTCCGTTCGAGGATGTCGCCGAACGATTGAGCCCCGGCCAGCGCAAACAGTTCCAACTGACCATCGCGTTTCGCTCCAGCAGCGCGGCCTCGCTGGATATCAGCAAGCCGGGTGTCTATCCGCTGCTGCTGAACGTCAACGGTGAACCGGCCTACGGCACCCAGGCCCGCCTCGACGACGCCCGCTTCCTGCTGCCGGTGTTGGGCGTCCCGCCAGCGGCCGATGCCGACGGTGCGGCGGCCCAGCCGGTGCCCGCCGTCCCCGATACCCCGGTGGCGACGACGTTGCTGTGGCCGTTGGCCGATCGTCCTCGGCTGGTGGCCGGCGTTCCGGGCTCGGTGAACGGGAAAGCCGAGCTGACCGACGATGAATTGGCCGCCTCACTGGGCAAGGGCGGACGCCTGGACCAACTGCTCGGGGCGTTGGAGTCGGTGCTCGGAACCAGCCCGGCCGGTCGCGATCGGACGCTGACCTCATCGGTCTGCGTCGCCGTCGATCCCGATCTGCTGATCACCGTGCAGGCGATGACCAAGGGTTATCGAGTGCTGGCCAGCCCATCCGATCCGGACGGCGCGACCAGAGCGGGCGCCGGCGCCGACCAGGCCCAGACCTGGCTGGATCGGCTGCGTGCGGTCGCCGCCTCGGTCTGCACGGTCGCGCTGCCGTTCGCGCAGGTCGATATCACCGCAGTGGCCGCGGTCAACGATCCCGATCTGTCCGCCCGGGCGCTGGACGCACCCGCCGATATCGTCGATTCGATCCTGGCCACCAAATCGGTACGCGGGGTGAGTGTCCCCGATTCCGGCAGTCTCGATGAAGGCGCGGGAATGTTGTTGCGCAGCCACGGTTTCGGGACCGCCGTGCTGGCCGACACCGCGGCCGTCCCGCTCGGCACGGCCGGTTCCGCGACGGCATCGCAACTGCCGACGGCTACCGGCAACAGCACCGGCAACCAGAGCACCGCCAACCAGACCAGCGCGAGTCCGCCGCTGCCGGAAACGATCACCCCGGATGTGGTCCGGCTCGCCGAGATCGCCCCGGTTCCGGTGACGGCGGAGTCGACATCGGAACCGGAACCGCAGACCAGCGCGACACCGACCACCTCCGCACCGAGTACCTCCGCCTCGAGCACGACCACCACCTCCGGCGCACCGACCCCGGGCACGCCGACCCTGCCCGCGAGTCCACCCGCAGACCCGGCATTGCATGCGGCGACCTTCGACATCTGGTCCGCGACCGCCCTCGCCGCGGTCGGCTCCAATCCGCCGACCCCGTCGTTCACCCCGTCCCGGGTCCGCTACGACGTCACCAACGACTCCCGGATGGCCCGGCTGCAGGACGCACTCGGTGCCATCACCTGGACCGCGCTGAACCCGGAGCCGAACCGACCGCGCTCGCTGCTGCTGGTGCCGCCGCAGCAATGGAGTGCGAACCGGGACGAGGCCGGCGCGATCCTCAAACAGGTCGATCTGCTGCTGCGCAACAACCTCGCGGCCCCGCGCCCGCTCGCCGACCTGATCGCCGAGTCGCCCGACGCGCAGCCGTATGAACCCGAATACCTGCCGCAGGCCGCCCATGACGCGGTCCCGGACCGCTTCGTACTCCCGGTCCGCGATCAGGGCCGCCGGATCACCGAACTCATGCGCGCGCTCGTCGAGGTGCCCGAATCCGAGCCGACGCCACGGCAATTCCTGACTCCGCTGCGCGACGACCTGCTGCGGGTGCTGACGCTCTCGGACCGGCGCTCCGGCGATTCCGCACAACCCGAAACCTATGCCCAACGCCGCCTCGACCAGGTGACACACACGATGGACCGCCTCTACGGCTCGGTCACCGTGCTGCCGCCCGGCGGGGTGTACACACTGGCCTCCGAGCAGAGCCCCCTGCTATTGGTCGCCCGCAACGATCTGCCGGTCGCCATCCGGATCAGGTTCCGGATCGAGGCCCCCGTCGAGACGAAGATCACCGATCCCGGCGATGAGACCCTGCCGCCCACCGGAAGTCGGTCATTCCAGATTCCGACCGAGGTCAGCGACAGCCGCAACCTGGTCATTCCGATATCCCTTACCACGCCCGACGGCATCCCCCTCGGCAATCCCACCTCGGTCTCGGTGCGCTCGAACGCATACGGTCAGACCTTGGCAATAATTACGGCGTGTGCCGGAATACTGCTGTTCCTGTTGGCCGGGCGCCGGTTGTGGCGTCGGTTCCGCGGACAGCCGGATCCGGCCGACGAGGGGTTCGACCCGGGCACCCGACGCCGGGTGAACAGGTATCGGCGCGCACGCAAGCGCGTACTACAGCAGCAGGAGCAGCAGGAGGCGGGATGA
- a CDS encoding NUDIX hydrolase has protein sequence MSPADRANSRRRQPRRRGSAANAAKPRMRTVRETSAGGLVVDGLDGPSEQRSAALIGRTDRRGRLLWSLPKGHIEEGETPEQTAIREVAEETGINGIVVAELGSIDYWFVTEGRRVHKTVHHYLLRSIGGELSDADVEVTQVAWVPLSELDSRLAYADERRLAEVANRMIDRMETGKR, from the coding sequence GTGTCTCCGGCCGATCGCGCGAACAGTCGACGCCGCCAGCCTCGGCGCCGCGGATCGGCGGCCAACGCGGCGAAGCCTCGCATGCGCACGGTTCGGGAAACCTCGGCGGGCGGGCTGGTCGTCGACGGGTTGGACGGGCCGAGCGAGCAGCGCAGTGCGGCACTGATCGGGCGGACCGATCGGCGCGGCAGACTGCTGTGGTCACTGCCCAAGGGACATATCGAAGAGGGGGAGACGCCCGAGCAGACGGCGATCCGCGAGGTCGCCGAGGAGACCGGAATCAATGGGATCGTGGTCGCCGAACTCGGCAGCATCGATTATTGGTTCGTCACCGAGGGTCGCCGGGTACATAAGACCGTGCATCATTATCTGTTGCGTTCCATCGGTGGTGAACTCTCCGACGCCGACGTCGAGGTCACGCAGGTCGCGTGGGTTCCGTTGAGCGAATTGGATTCTCGACTGGCCTACGCTGACGAACGGCGCCTGGCCGAAGTGGCGAACCGGATGATCGACCGGATGGAGACCGGCAAGCGATGA
- a CDS encoding CCA tRNA nucleotidyltransferase — MDRRTRLLAAAAVTLGRLSDVLAPLGELFAARGYELYLVGGSVRDAVLGRLGTDLDFTTDAKPEQVQELLRGWADHLWDTGGLAFGTVSASRADQQLEITTFRSDTYDRVSRNPEVTFGDSLEGDLVRRDFTVNAMAVKIGADGSLEFIDPLGGMDALLAGMLDTPAAPEDSFHDDPLRMLRAARFVAQLGFELHPRVRTAISAMAGEIERITAERVRTELDKLIASAHPIDGINVMCETGLAQLVLPEVPAMKLEIDEHHQHKDVYWHSLTVLQQAIDLEEGDPDLVLRWAALLHDIGKPDTKRNEPGGGVSFHHHEVVGAKMVRKRMRALKYPKQFTEDVARLVFLHLRFHGYGKGQWTDSAVRRYVTDADDLLPRLHKLVRADCTTRNKRRAAALRGTYDELETRIATLQEQEDLDRVRPDLDGNAIMELLGIPAGPEVGKAWRFLKELRLDRGPLNRDEAEAALLEWWKTQG; from the coding sequence TTGGATCGACGTACCCGATTGCTGGCCGCGGCCGCGGTCACGCTCGGACGGTTGTCCGATGTGTTGGCGCCGTTGGGCGAGTTGTTCGCTGCGCGCGGCTATGAGCTGTACCTGGTCGGGGGCAGTGTGCGCGATGCGGTGCTCGGGCGGTTGGGGACCGATCTGGATTTCACCACCGATGCCAAGCCGGAGCAGGTGCAGGAGCTGTTGCGCGGCTGGGCCGATCACCTGTGGGATACCGGCGGGCTGGCATTCGGCACGGTCAGTGCGTCCAGGGCCGATCAGCAGCTGGAGATCACCACCTTCCGCAGCGATACCTATGACCGGGTGTCGCGAAATCCCGAGGTAACCTTCGGTGATTCGCTCGAAGGCGATCTGGTGCGCCGCGATTTCACCGTCAACGCGATGGCGGTCAAGATCGGAGCCGACGGGTCGCTGGAGTTCATCGATCCGCTGGGCGGCATGGACGCGCTACTCGCCGGGATGCTGGATACGCCTGCGGCGCCGGAGGATTCGTTCCACGACGATCCGCTGCGCATGCTGCGGGCGGCGCGCTTCGTCGCACAGCTCGGCTTCGAACTACATCCGCGGGTGCGGACCGCGATCAGCGCGATGGCCGGTGAGATCGAGCGGATCACCGCGGAGCGGGTGCGCACCGAATTGGACAAGCTCATCGCCTCCGCGCATCCGATCGACGGCATCAACGTCATGTGCGAGACGGGTCTGGCCCAGCTGGTGCTGCCCGAGGTGCCCGCGATGAAATTGGAAATCGACGAGCACCACCAGCACAAGGACGTCTACTGGCATTCGCTGACGGTGCTGCAACAGGCCATCGACCTGGAGGAGGGCGATCCGGATCTGGTGCTGCGCTGGGCCGCGCTGCTGCACGACATCGGCAAACCCGATACCAAGCGCAACGAGCCGGGTGGCGGTGTGAGCTTCCATCACCACGAGGTGGTCGGCGCGAAGATGGTGCGCAAGCGGATGCGCGCGCTCAAGTACCCCAAGCAGTTCACCGAGGACGTGGCGCGACTGGTGTTCCTGCACTTGCGTTTTCACGGCTACGGCAAGGGCCAGTGGACCGATTCGGCGGTGCGCCGCTACGTCACCGATGCCGATGACCTACTGCCGCGGTTGCACAAGCTGGTCCGCGCCGACTGCACCACTCGCAACAAGCGCCGCGCCGCCGCGTTGCGTGGCACCTACGACGAGCTCGAGACGCGCATCGCCACACTGCAGGAGCAGGAGGATCTGGATCGGGTTCGTCCCGATCTGGATGGGAACGCGATCATGGAGTTGCTCGGCATCCCGGCGGGTCCCGAGGTCGGCAAGGCCTGGCGTTTTCTGAAGGAGCTTCGTCTGGATCGCGGTCCGCTGAACCGGGATGAGGCCGAGGCGGCGCTGTTGGAATGGTGGAAGACCCAGGGCTGA
- a CDS encoding hydantoinase B/oxoprolinase family protein, which translates to MPWTAAVTAASSRPADAPGPGWQFWIDRGGTFTDVVARRPDGTLVTHKLLSENPARYADSAVAGIREILADAGADSADIDAVRMGTTVATNALLERKGERTVLVITRGFRDALRIAYQNRPQIFAREIVLPELLHEHVIEVDERVTADGTVLAPPDLDALAAELKPWYDDGIRAVAVVCMHSHLYPAHEQAIERVARDIGFPQISLSSEVSPLMKLVPRGDTTVVDAYLSPVLRRYVQQVADQLADVRLMFMQSNGGLTEASQFRGKDAILSGPAGGIVGMVRMSELAGFDRVIGFDMGGTSTDVSHFAGEYERVFITQIAGVRLRAPMLDIHTVAAGGGSILHFDGSRYRVGPDSAGAVPGPACYRGGGPLTVTDANVMLGRIQSAHFPRVFGPDGDRPLDDALVRDRFAELTAEIAKNTGDDRTPEQVAEGYLEIAVANIAAAIKRISVQKGHDVTRYALTTFGGAGGQLACKVADSLGIRTVVVPPMAGVLSALGIGLADTTAMREQSVELPLRAESMPRVVEIADDLEAVARAELLGEDVPVHRVRVVRRAQLRYDGTDTTLTVELTEPDRMATDFTARHRTTYSFVLDRPIVIEALSVEATGLTEPPDLADLARPLAATSEPETVRLHTNGAQRDVFLYRRAELVPGKVVLGPAVITEDNSTTVVDDGWQAVVNDLGHLIMARVAVAAGPQAGTEADPVLLEVFNNLFMSIAEQMGARLESTAQSVNIKERLDFSCALFDPDGNLVANAPHIPVHLGSMGTSVKEVIRRRQAGAATMRPGDTYAVNDPYHGGTHLPDVTVITPVFDAPGARILFYVASRGHHAEIGGIAPGSMPANSRRIEEEGVIFDNWLLVENGRFREAQTYRLLTEAPYPSRNPATNLADLRAQIAANAKGVEEVRKMIGHFGLDVVEAYMRHVQDNAEESVRRVIDTLDDGEYAYATDLGATIRVRVTVDRENRSATIDFSGTSAQLPGNFNAPYAVANAAVLYVFRTLVADDIPLNDGCLRPLRIIVPPGSMLAPEPPAAVVAGNVETSQAITGALYAALRVQAEGSGTMNNVTFGNDRSQYYETIGSGSGAGEGFDGAPVVQTHMTNSRLTDPEVLEWRLPVLLEEFSVRPGSGGAGRWRGGDGAVRRLRFTEAVTVSTLSSHRRVPPYGMAGGAPGSLGRNRIERADGTVVDLRGADSAQLEPGDVLVIETPGGGGYGN; encoded by the coding sequence ATGCCGTGGACGGCTGCGGTGACGGCCGCCTCCTCCCGCCCAGCGGACGCACCAGGACCCGGCTGGCAGTTCTGGATCGATCGGGGCGGCACCTTCACCGATGTGGTGGCCCGCCGACCCGACGGCACACTCGTCACCCACAAGCTGCTCTCGGAGAACCCGGCGCGCTACGCCGACTCCGCGGTCGCGGGTATCCGCGAAATCCTCGCCGACGCGGGGGCGGACAGCGCCGATATCGATGCCGTCCGGATGGGCACCACGGTCGCCACCAACGCCCTGCTCGAGCGCAAGGGCGAACGCACCGTACTGGTGATCACCCGGGGGTTCCGCGACGCACTGCGCATCGCCTACCAGAATCGTCCGCAGATCTTCGCGCGCGAGATCGTGCTGCCGGAGTTGTTGCACGAGCACGTGATCGAGGTGGACGAACGCGTCACCGCGGACGGCACGGTCCTGGCACCGCCGGATCTGGACGCCCTCGCCGCCGAACTGAAACCGTGGTACGACGACGGTATTCGAGCCGTTGCCGTGGTGTGCATGCACTCGCATCTGTATCCCGCGCACGAGCAGGCGATCGAACGGGTCGCCCGCGATATCGGATTTCCGCAGATCTCGCTGTCCAGCGAGGTGAGTCCGCTGATGAAGCTGGTGCCGCGCGGCGACACCACGGTGGTGGACGCGTATCTCTCGCCGGTGCTGCGCCGCTATGTCCAGCAGGTCGCCGACCAGCTCGCGGATGTGCGGCTGATGTTCATGCAGTCCAATGGCGGACTCACCGAGGCGAGCCAGTTCCGCGGCAAGGACGCCATTCTGTCCGGCCCGGCCGGCGGCATCGTCGGCATGGTGCGAATGTCCGAACTCGCCGGATTCGACCGCGTCATCGGCTTCGATATGGGCGGAACCTCCACCGACGTCTCACATTTCGCGGGCGAGTACGAGCGGGTGTTCATCACCCAGATCGCCGGAGTCCGGCTGCGCGCCCCGATGCTCGATATCCACACCGTCGCGGCGGGCGGCGGCTCGATCCTGCATTTCGACGGCAGCCGCTACCGGGTCGGCCCCGATTCCGCGGGTGCGGTGCCGGGGCCCGCGTGTTATCGCGGCGGCGGACCGCTGACCGTCACCGACGCGAACGTGATGCTCGGCCGCATCCAATCCGCGCACTTTCCACGGGTTTTCGGTCCGGACGGCGATAGGCCGCTCGATGACGCGCTGGTGCGCGACCGGTTCGCGGAACTGACCGCCGAGATCGCGAAGAACACCGGTGACGACCGCACCCCCGAGCAGGTCGCCGAGGGCTATCTCGAGATCGCCGTCGCCAATATCGCCGCCGCGATCAAGCGGATCTCGGTGCAGAAGGGGCACGATGTCACCCGGTACGCGCTGACCACCTTCGGTGGCGCGGGCGGCCAACTCGCCTGCAAGGTGGCCGATTCCCTCGGCATCCGCACCGTAGTGGTCCCGCCGATGGCCGGTGTGCTCTCGGCGCTCGGCATCGGCCTGGCCGACACTACCGCCATGCGCGAGCAGTCGGTGGAGCTGCCGTTGCGCGCCGAGTCGATGCCCCGCGTCGTCGAGATCGCCGATGATCTGGAGGCCGTCGCCCGTGCCGAACTACTCGGCGAGGATGTGCCCGTACATCGGGTCCGTGTGGTCCGCCGCGCCCAGCTGCGCTATGACGGCACCGACACCACGCTGACCGTGGAACTCACCGAACCAGACCGCATGGCAACGGATTTCACCGCGCGACATCGCACCACCTACTCCTTTGTGCTGGACCGGCCGATCGTGATCGAGGCGCTCTCGGTCGAGGCGACCGGGCTCACCGAACCACCCGATCTCGCCGATCTGGCCCGGCCGCTCGCCGCCACCAGCGAACCGGAGACCGTGCGGCTGCATACCAACGGCGCCCAGCGTGACGTATTCCTTTACCGGCGTGCGGAATTGGTGCCCGGTAAGGTCGTGCTCGGGCCTGCGGTCATCACCGAGGACAACTCCACCACGGTCGTCGACGACGGCTGGCAGGCGGTGGTGAACGACCTCGGGCATCTGATCATGGCACGGGTCGCGGTGGCGGCCGGACCGCAGGCGGGTACGGAAGCGGATCCGGTGCTGCTCGAGGTCTTCAACAATCTGTTCATGTCCATCGCCGAACAGATGGGCGCGCGCCTGGAATCGACCGCCCAATCGGTCAATATCAAAGAACGCCTGGACTTCTCGTGCGCGCTGTTCGATCCCGACGGCAATCTCGTCGCGAACGCACCGCATATTCCGGTGCATCTGGGATCTATGGGCACCAGCGTCAAAGAGGTCATCCGGCGCAGACAAGCCGGGGCCGCGACCATGCGCCCGGGCGACACCTATGCGGTGAACGATCCCTATCACGGCGGCACGCACCTGCCCGACGTCACGGTGATCACGCCGGTCTTCGATGCGCCGGGCGCGCGGATCCTCTTCTATGTCGCCTCCCGCGGCCATCACGCGGAGATCGGCGGCATCGCGCCGGGATCGATGCCCGCGAACAGCCGGCGCATCGAAGAAGAGGGCGTCATCTTCGACAACTGGCTGCTCGTCGAGAACGGCCGGTTCCGGGAAGCGCAGACCTACCGGTTGCTGACCGAAGCGCCGTACCCGTCCCGCAATCCGGCCACCAACCTGGCCGATCTGCGCGCGCAGATCGCCGCCAATGCCAAGGGTGTCGAAGAGGTCAGGAAGATGATCGGGCACTTCGGGCTCGATGTCGTCGAGGCGTACATGCGCCACGTTCAGGACAATGCGGAGGAATCGGTCCGCCGGGTCATCGACACACTCGACGACGGCGAGTACGCCTATGCGACCGACCTGGGCGCGACCATTCGCGTGCGGGTCACGGTGGATCGGGAAAACCGCAGCGCCACCATCGATTTCAGTGGCACCTCGGCGCAGTTGCCCGGTAACTTCAACGCGCCCTACGCCGTCGCGAACGCGGCGGTGCTGTATGTCTTCCGCACGCTGGTCGCCGACGACATCCCGCTCAACGACGGCTGCCTGCGTCCGCTGCGGATCATCGTGCCGCCCGGTTCGATGCTCGCGCCCGAACCGCCCGCCGCTGTCGTCGCGGGCAATGTCGAGACCTCCCAGGCGATCACCGGCGCGCTGTACGCGGCGCTCCGGGTGCAGGCCGAGGGATCGGGCACGATGAACAACGTCACCTTCGGCAATGACCGCTCCCAGTACTACGAGACGATCGGCTCCGGTTCCGGTGCGGGCGAGGGCTTCGACGGTGCCCCGGTGGTCCAAACCCATATGACCAACTCCCGACTCACCGATCCGGAAGTCCTGGAATGGCGGCTGCCGGTGCTGCTCGAGGAGTTCTCGGTGCGTCCGGGCAGCGGCGGCGCCGGTCGATGGCGCGGTGGTGATGGTGCCGTGCGCCGCCTGCGTTTCACCGAAGCGGTGACGGTCTCCACGCTGTCGAGTCACCGCCGGGTACCGCCGTACGGCATGGCGGGTGGCGCACCCGGATCGTTGGGCCGCAACCGGATCGAACGTGCGGACGGCACGGTGGTCGACCTGCGCGGCGCGGATTCGGCACAGCTCGAACCCGGTGATGTGCTGGTTATAGAGACACCCGGTGGCGGCGGATACGGGAATTGA
- a CDS encoding DUF4185 domain-containing protein encodes MGFRPSGARTSATWTARYPCVPALFGALLAGLLTLPAPVAHAAQHPWAPPPVNSCGEVGFDPLNREPDPNAPPPPLLPPLPPQINIPVPVPELTPVPVPDPPPDNTRIDPEPLPADPCRNPCPDVRDTPKPPEPSTEPDPNPNTAPNTGSSSGSGSAPNTGSSSGSSSGSGSGSSSGSGSITLPRIEIRPEIEPIPIPVPGGDGPEPQPAPPVIVHPAEPGPLAAAVAAPRVESVELAGQVTGHGSQNRTDMRWQVDGTDLGLMWETKPGEVAVVFGDTFGEGWEGGGAGGPDWRSNVLGYSTDRDLADGLSIDTMVQDSRCHATELLSSRKIKNWETTTIPTSGFAIGQRQFMSYMSVNHWSRIPGMWSTNYGGLAYSDDNGRTWIKDQYAKWDNFFGLGRFQVAAMVPQGNYVYMFGTPNGRVGVIGLARVPKAEVLNKSAYQYWVGGTWAPAAENQATPLVLGMASELSVRFDKDTRQWQMVYLDSARGAIVMRTAATPQGAWTDGIPLVSTDDYPKAYGGFIHPWSTAEDLYFTISAWDSYNVYLMHAKLDPPR; translated from the coding sequence ATGGGATTTCGGCCGAGCGGGGCGCGGACAAGCGCGACCTGGACAGCCCGATATCCCTGCGTACCTGCCTTATTCGGCGCACTGCTGGCCGGGCTGCTGACCTTGCCGGCACCCGTCGCACACGCCGCCCAGCATCCGTGGGCGCCGCCGCCGGTAAACAGTTGCGGCGAAGTCGGCTTCGACCCGTTGAACCGGGAGCCGGACCCGAACGCGCCACCACCACCGCTGCTGCCACCGCTACCGCCGCAGATCAATATCCCGGTGCCGGTGCCCGAGCTGACGCCGGTACCCGTACCCGATCCGCCGCCGGACAACACCCGGATCGATCCGGAGCCGCTGCCCGCGGACCCATGTCGCAATCCGTGCCCGGACGTGCGTGACACGCCGAAGCCACCGGAGCCCAGCACCGAACCGGATCCGAATCCGAATACCGCCCCGAACACCGGATCGAGCTCGGGATCCGGCTCCGCCCCCAACACCGGATCGAGCTCGGGTTCCAGCTCCGGCTCGGGTTCCGGCTCGAGTTCGGGATCCGGCTCGATCACGCTGCCGCGCATCGAGATCCGCCCGGAGATAGAACCCATTCCGATCCCGGTGCCCGGTGGCGACGGGCCCGAACCGCAACCGGCCCCGCCGGTTATCGTGCACCCGGCCGAACCCGGACCGCTGGCCGCGGCCGTCGCCGCGCCGCGGGTGGAGTCGGTGGAACTGGCCGGCCAGGTGACCGGGCACGGTTCGCAGAATCGCACCGACATGCGCTGGCAGGTCGACGGCACCGACCTCGGGCTGATGTGGGAGACCAAACCGGGCGAGGTCGCGGTGGTCTTCGGCGACACCTTCGGTGAAGGCTGGGAGGGCGGCGGCGCCGGCGGACCCGATTGGCGCAGCAATGTGCTCGGCTACAGCACCGACCGTGATCTCGCCGATGGGCTGAGCATCGACACCATGGTGCAGGACAGCCGTTGTCACGCCACCGAACTGCTGTCCAGTCGCAAGATCAAGAACTGGGAGACGACCACCATCCCGACCTCCGGGTTCGCCATCGGGCAGCGCCAGTTCATGAGCTATATGTCGGTGAACCACTGGAGCCGGATTCCGGGTATGTGGTCGACCAACTACGGCGGTCTCGCGTACTCCGACGACAACGGCCGCACGTGGATCAAAGATCAGTATGCCAAGTGGGACAACTTCTTCGGGCTCGGCCGCTTCCAGGTCGCGGCCATGGTGCCGCAGGGCAACTACGTCTACATGTTCGGCACACCGAACGGCCGGGTCGGCGTGATCGGCCTGGCCAGGGTGCCGAAGGCCGAGGTGCTCAACAAGTCGGCCTATCAGTACTGGGTCGGGGGCACCTGGGCCCCGGCCGCCGAAAACCAGGCAACGCCTTTGGTTCTCGGCATGGCGAGCGAGCTGTCGGTGCGCTTCGACAAGGACACCAGGCAGTGGCAGATGGTCTACCTGGATTCGGCGCGCGGCGCGATCGTGATGCGCACCGCGGCCACGCCGCAGGGTGCGTGGACCGATGGCATCCCGCTGGTCTCGACCGATGACTACCCGAAGGCCTACGGCGGGTTCATCCATCCGTGGTCGACAGCCGAGGACCTGTACTTCACGATCTCGGCGTGGGATAGCTACAACGTGTACCTCATGCACGCGAAACTGGATCCGCCACGCTGA